The Clostridium chauvoei genome has a window encoding:
- the purM gene encoding phosphoribosylformylglycinamidine cyclo-ligase, translated as MITYKEAGVNIEEGYKSVKLIKEYASRTMSEYVLNGLGSFAGMVELPEGYKKPVLVSGTDGVGTKLDIAFKTKKYDTVGIDCVAMCVNDILCHGAKPLFFLDYIACGKLEAEVAADLVKGVSEGCVQGDCALVGGETAEMPGFYRDGEYDMAGFAVGIVDKDKIINGKNIKEGDKLIGISSSGLHSNGYSLVRKIFTDLNEDLNGEEVWKTLITPTKIYVKPILELLNNFEIKGMAHITGGGFIENVPRMFNGNNLTAVIKKDSYPLPAIFEKIIEKGVDKNHMYNTFNMGIGFVLCVKESDVEDIIKRLIELGEKAYEIGYVTAGGEGCCLK; from the coding sequence ATGATAACTTACAAAGAGGCTGGAGTTAATATAGAAGAAGGATATAAATCAGTAAAACTTATAAAAGAATATGCAAGTAGAACCATGAGTGAGTATGTTTTAAATGGACTTGGGAGTTTTGCAGGAATGGTAGAACTTCCAGAAGGATATAAAAAGCCAGTTTTAGTTTCAGGTACAGATGGAGTTGGAACTAAACTTGATATAGCTTTTAAAACTAAAAAGTATGATACTGTTGGGATTGATTGCGTTGCAATGTGTGTAAATGATATTTTATGTCATGGAGCAAAACCATTATTTTTCTTAGATTATATTGCTTGTGGAAAACTAGAGGCTGAAGTGGCAGCTGATTTAGTTAAAGGAGTTTCAGAAGGATGTGTTCAAGGTGATTGTGCTTTAGTAGGTGGAGAAACAGCAGAGATGCCTGGCTTCTATAGAGATGGAGAATATGATATGGCTGGCTTTGCTGTAGGTATCGTTGATAAAGATAAAATAATAAATGGTAAAAATATTAAAGAAGGAGATAAACTGATTGGAATTTCATCTTCTGGACTACACTCAAATGGGTATTCATTAGTTAGAAAAATATTTACTGATTTAAATGAAGATTTAAATGGAGAAGAGGTTTGGAAAACTTTAATAACTCCAACTAAAATATATGTAAAACCAATTTTAGAACTTTTAAATAACTTTGAAATAAAAGGTATGGCACATATTACAGGTGGAGGCTTTATAGAAAATGTTCCAAGAATGTTTAATGGCAATAATTTAACAGCAGTAATTAAAAAGGATAGTTATCCACTACCAGCTATTTTTGAGAAAATAATAGAAAAAGGTGTAGACAAGAATCATATGTACAACACCTTTAATATGGGGATAGGTTTTGTACTTTGCGTTAAAGAATCAGATGTAGAAGATATAATAAAAAGATTAATTGAACTTGGAGAAAAAGCTTATGAAATAGGATATGTAACAGCTGGAGGTGAGGGCTGTTGTTTAAAATAG
- the purF gene encoding amidophosphoribosyltransferase has product MNSSLELILDPSNDKFKDECGVFGVYANREMDVASMTYYGLYALQHRGQESAGIAVANGNMVNLHKGMGLITEAFSQDDLSKLQGNSAIGHVRYSTSGDTRIENAQPLLSKTKLGSIAMAHNGTLVNAEVIRELLEDGGHVFHTSIDSEVIANLIARGAKKGIQRAVLDAIQAVRGSFAMVILTENKLIGVRDPHGIRPLCLGKFEDGYILSSESCALDAIGAELVRDIDPGEIVVIDESGISSYRYSENTQCQTCAFEYIYFARPDSTIDGLDVHESRVKAGQELFKQYPIEADVVVAVPDSGIPAAVGYAKASGIPYDTGFVKNRYVGRTFITPSQEIRERAVAVKLNPLKVNIKGKKVVLIDDSIVRGTTSKHLVDSLKRAGAKEVHFLVASPIVKFPCYFGIDTPYRSELIGTKGSVDEIREMIGCDTLGYLDIENMYKCFKENSGYCVGCFNGVYPVATPIETSKDHLER; this is encoded by the coding sequence ATGAATTCAAGCTTAGAGCTAATTTTAGATCCAAGTAATGATAAATTTAAAGATGAATGTGGTGTTTTTGGGGTATATGCAAATAGAGAAATGGATGTAGCTTCTATGACTTATTATGGGCTGTATGCACTTCAGCATAGAGGACAAGAAAGTGCAGGTATTGCAGTAGCAAATGGAAATATGGTAAACCTTCATAAGGGTATGGGGCTTATAACAGAAGCCTTTTCTCAAGATGATTTAAGCAAGCTACAAGGGAATTCTGCAATAGGACATGTAAGATATTCAACTTCAGGAGATACAAGAATAGAAAATGCACAACCATTACTTAGTAAAACTAAGTTAGGTTCTATAGCTATGGCACATAATGGTACATTAGTAAATGCTGAAGTTATAAGAGAGTTACTAGAAGATGGTGGTCATGTCTTCCATACTTCAATAGATTCAGAAGTTATAGCTAACTTAATTGCAAGAGGAGCTAAAAAGGGGATTCAACGAGCTGTTTTAGATGCTATACAAGCAGTAAGAGGATCTTTTGCAATGGTTATTCTTACAGAAAATAAACTAATTGGCGTTAGAGATCCCCATGGAATTAGACCTTTATGCCTTGGAAAATTTGAAGATGGATATATTCTTTCCTCAGAAAGTTGTGCCTTAGATGCTATAGGTGCAGAGTTAGTTCGAGATATAGATCCAGGTGAAATTGTAGTTATAGATGAAAGTGGGATAAGCTCTTATAGATATTCAGAAAATACACAATGTCAAACTTGTGCTTTTGAGTATATATACTTTGCAAGACCAGATTCAACTATTGATGGATTAGATGTACATGAATCAAGAGTTAAGGCGGGACAAGAGTTATTTAAACAATATCCAATAGAGGCAGATGTAGTAGTTGCAGTACCAGATTCAGGGATACCAGCAGCGGTTGGATATGCAAAGGCTTCAGGAATACCATATGATACAGGATTTGTAAAAAATAGATATGTGGGAAGAACTTTCATTACACCATCTCAAGAAATAAGAGAAAGAGCTGTAGCAGTTAAACTAAATCCACTAAAGGTTAACATAAAAGGTAAAAAGGTTGTATTAATAGATGATTCTATAGTTAGAGGAACAACTTCAAAACATTTAGTTGATTCATTAAAAAGAGCTGGAGCTAAAGAAGTTCACTTTTTAGTAGCTTCACCAATAGTTAAATTCCCTTGTTATTTTGGAATAGATACTCCATATAGAAGTGAACTTATTGGCACAAAGGGAAGTGTAGATGAAATAAGAGAAATGATAGGTTGCGATACCTTAGGATATTTAGATATAGAAAATATGTATAAATGTTTCAAAGAAAATAGTGGATATTGTGTAGGATGCTTTAATGGAGTATATCCAGTAGCAACACCAATAGAAACATCAAAAGATCATCTTGAAAGGTAG